The Setaria viridis chromosome 6, Setaria_viridis_v4.0, whole genome shotgun sequence genome contains a region encoding:
- the LOC117861118 gene encoding uncharacterized protein isoform X7, which produces MEDLVHKEVDALRKILTDTSGEPIKLSYATIDYLVGDFSDEDCVIGRGGFGVVYMGTLWDAGSPMKVAIKKLNSTSPSFDDEQFVKEVRCLKMAKHKNIVQFLGYCADTANEVMELPDGKHVLVEALRQRLLCFKYAPNGSLDHFINKGNFHAMDWTTRYQIIKGICQGLQYLHENRINHLDLKPENVLLDIDMEPKITDFGLSRCFDEKQSRIQTNNICGTPGYIAPEIIDCGDVSYKSDIYSLGVIISKLSTGCSMPGANYSSISHEHLQHMMKRVDELAKSCGDDDQHKRPNINELLCKLDEIESEIETVIRVNGTSIDQEPLYVHPRKLVWPLAANSSMPFSLHLTNKSTDDHFAFMFLDFGGVASSCSILGNKGVIPPQSTWGIVLHLQLQAGESAVSEKQGKEMVIVRSTVVEKGFRSNDITVDMFKRHLSVQDIELEVIFVEPPQSQPLQLYEFDHKLQLDANRGTSHGTTQTCPDESIMTELLDIYPFEVGYPPKPEKFCTRTIHLTNTTEDTVQFWMVPSANARYYTNEGGTGSQRSKKVPDRQLGFVPPQSTYAVSWLLWDEKCKPTNTESFEILMVTRTDVGHLSGIKGYPGDFDEQVFNAARDKGGKAHRACLFVDNNSGPDKNYHRYERVLVTKYFGEITSMDVHPTTLLVLTGHQNFVCIWRTEKWQNHVTEHARGFKDAMDFVVKFIARMQWVLSGDKTGKVNVYTTELKLLHTFTAHSDQVISIAVHPNHPYVLTSSDDLLIKLWNWDNAWTCTREFQGHLNPATQVVFNPNDNADSFASCSRASYDCGRPGNVKIWRIDSTNPETDLYGGFRAIDWSAPVKDGQYLVAIVERGYTEGGVHYSSSWQ; this is translated from the exons ATGGAAGATCTTGTCCACAAAGAAGTTGACGCCCTGCGGAAGATATTGACTGATACAAGTGGGGAGCCAATCAAACTATCATATGCAACTATAGATTACCTTGTAGGAGATTTCTCTGATGAAGACTGTGTGATTGGTCGTGGTGGATTTGGGGTGGTCTACATG GGAACTCTTTGGGATGCTGGTTCTCCAATGAAGGTTGCTATCAAGAAGCTTAATTCGACATCGCCAAGTTTTGACGACGAACAATTTGTTAAGGAGGTTCGATGCTTGAAAATGGCAAAGCACAAAAATATAGTTCAATTTCTAGGCTATTGCGCAGATACAGCTAACGAAGTAATGGAGCTCCCCGATGGAAAACATGTTTTGGTAGAAGCACTACGGCAACGGTTGCTCTGCTTCAAGTATGCACCTAATGGAAGCCTTGACCATTTTATTAACAAAG GAAATTTTCATGCGATGGATTGGACTACACGCTATCAAATAATTAAAGGCATCTGTCAGGGTTTGCAATATCTTCACGAAAACCGTATTAATCATTTGGATCTTAAACCTGAAAATGTGCTGCTGGACATTGACATGGAGCCTAAAATTACAGACTTTGGTCTGTCAAGGTGCTTTGATGAAAAACAGAGTAGAATTCAAACTAATAACATTTGTGGAACACC GGGATATATTGCACCAGAAATTATAGATTGTGGAGACGTATCGTACAAGTCAGATATATACAGTCTGGGTGTCATAATATCAAAACTATCAACTGGATGTAGCATGCCTGGCGCTAACTAT TCGAGTATATCACATGAACACTTGCAACATATGATGAAACGTGTTGACGAATTAGCTAAAAGTTGTGGGGATGATGATCAACATAAAAGACCTAATATTAACGAGTTACTTTGTAAGCTGGATGAGATAGAATCCGAGATTGAAACGGTGATTCGAGTGAATGGAACTTCAATAGACCAG GAGCCTCTTTATGTCCACCCCCGCAAACTGGTCTGGCCCTTGGCGGCAAACAGTAGCATGCCTTTCTCACTACATCTGACCAACAAGAGCACAGATGATCATTTTGCTTTTATGTTTCTGGATTTCGGCGGGGTTGCGTCCTCCTGCTCCATACTAGGTAACAAAGGAGTCATTCCACCCCAATCAACGTGGGGAATTGTCCTACACTTGCAACTACAAGCGGGGGAGTCGGCAGTATCGGAGAAGCAGGGCAAGGAAATGGTCATCGTGCGGAGCACCGTTGTAGAAAAGGGCTTCCGTAGTAACGATATCACTGTGGACATGTTCAAGAGACACCTTAGTGTGCAGGATATCGAGTTGGAAGTTATTTTTGTGGAACCACCCCAATCACAACCTCTCCAACTATATGAATTTGATCATAAGCTGCAGTTGGATGCAAACCGGGGAACAAGCCATGGAACCACACAG ACATGCCCTGATGAGTCCATTATGACTGAGCTGTTAGACATCTACCCCTTCGAGGTCGGATACCCGCCCAAACCAGAGAAGTTCTGTACGCGCACAATACACCTAACCAATACGACGGAGGATACAGTTCAGTTTTGGATGGTGCCTTCTGCCAATGCCAGGTACTACACAAATGAGGGTGGCACGGGGTCGCAACGATCCAAAAAGGTACCTGACCGTCAGCTTGGCTTTGTGCCGCCACAATCTACATATGCTGTCTCTTGGCTCTTGTGGGACGAAAAATGTAAGCCGACAAATACGGAGTCATTTGAAATCCTGATGGTGACTAGAACCGACGTGGGCCATCTCTCAGGAATTAAAGGCTATCCAGGGGACTTTGATGAACAAGTGTTCAACGCAGCCAGAGACAAGGGAGGCAAGGCGCACCGAGCCTGCTTATTTGTTGACAACAATAGTGGCCCGGACAAGAATTATCATAGATATGAACGT GTCTTAGTGACAAAATATTTCGGGGAAATTACATCCATGGACGTGCATCCTACAACGCTACT GGTTTTGACGGGCCATCAGAACTTTGTTTGCATTTGGAGAACTGAGAAG TGGCAGAATCATGTTACGGAGCACGCTCGCGGTTTCAAGGATGCTATGGATTTTGTGGTTAAGTTCATCGCAAGAATGCAATGGGTTCTATCAGGGGATAAAACTGGGAAAGTTAACGTGTACACAACAGAGTTGAAATTACTCCATACATTCACTGCTcacagtgatcaagtgatatcAATTGCGGTTCACCCAAATCATCCTTATGTGTTGACTTCATCTGATGACCTCCTGATCAAGCTATGGAACTGGGATAATGCCTGGACCTGCACTCGAGAATTCCAAGGGCACTTGAATCCTGCTACGCAAGTGGTCTTTAACCCGAATGACAATGCCGACAGTTTTGCTAGTTGTTCTCGTGCGTCGTACGACTGTGGCCGCCCTGGAAACGTTAAG ATCTGGAGGATTGATTCCACCAATC
- the LOC117861118 gene encoding uncharacterized protein isoform X6, which yields MEDLVHKEVDALRKILTDTSGEPIKLSYATIDYLVGDFSDEDCVIGRGGFGVVYMGTLWDAGSPMKVAIKKLNSTSPSFDDEQFVKEVRCLKMAKHKNIVQFLGYCADTANEVMELPDGKHVLVEALRQRLLCFKYAPNGSLDHFINKGNFHAMDWTTRYQIIKGICQGLQYLHENRINHLDLKPENVLLDIDMEPKITDFGLSRCFDEKQSRIQTNNICGTPGYIAPEIIDCGDVSYKSDIYSLGVIISKLSTGCSMPGANYSSISHEHLQHMMKRVDELAKSCGDDDQHKRPNINELLCKLDEIESEIETVIRVNGTSIDQEPLYVHPRKLVWPLAANSSMPFSLHLTNKSTDDHFAFMFLDFGGVASSCSILGNKGVIPPQSTWGIVLHLQLQAGESAVSEKQGKEMVIVRSTVVEKGFRSNDITVDMFKRHLSVQDIELEVIFVEPPQSQPLQLYEFDHKLQLDANRGTSHGTTQTCPDESIMTELLDIYPFEVGYPPKPEKFCTRTIHLTNTTEDTVQFWMVPSANARYYTNEGGTGSQRSKKVPDRQLGFVPPQSTYAVSWLLWDEKCKPTNTESFEILMVTRTDVGHLSGIKGYPGDFDEQVFNAARDKGGKAHRACLFVDNNSGPDKNYHRYERVLVTKYFGEITSMDVHPTTLLVLTGHQNFVCIWRTEKWQNHVTEHARGFKDAMDFVVKFIARMQWVLSGDKTGKVNVYTTELKLLHTFTAHSDQVISIAVHPNHPYVLTSSDDLLIKLWNWDNAWTCTREFQGHLNPATQVVFNPNDNADSFASCSRASYDCGRPGNVKIWRIDSTNPETDLYGGFRAIDWSAPVKDGQYLVAIVERGYTEMHQLIMMIISMRKGT from the exons ATGGAAGATCTTGTCCACAAAGAAGTTGACGCCCTGCGGAAGATATTGACTGATACAAGTGGGGAGCCAATCAAACTATCATATGCAACTATAGATTACCTTGTAGGAGATTTCTCTGATGAAGACTGTGTGATTGGTCGTGGTGGATTTGGGGTGGTCTACATG GGAACTCTTTGGGATGCTGGTTCTCCAATGAAGGTTGCTATCAAGAAGCTTAATTCGACATCGCCAAGTTTTGACGACGAACAATTTGTTAAGGAGGTTCGATGCTTGAAAATGGCAAAGCACAAAAATATAGTTCAATTTCTAGGCTATTGCGCAGATACAGCTAACGAAGTAATGGAGCTCCCCGATGGAAAACATGTTTTGGTAGAAGCACTACGGCAACGGTTGCTCTGCTTCAAGTATGCACCTAATGGAAGCCTTGACCATTTTATTAACAAAG GAAATTTTCATGCGATGGATTGGACTACACGCTATCAAATAATTAAAGGCATCTGTCAGGGTTTGCAATATCTTCACGAAAACCGTATTAATCATTTGGATCTTAAACCTGAAAATGTGCTGCTGGACATTGACATGGAGCCTAAAATTACAGACTTTGGTCTGTCAAGGTGCTTTGATGAAAAACAGAGTAGAATTCAAACTAATAACATTTGTGGAACACC GGGATATATTGCACCAGAAATTATAGATTGTGGAGACGTATCGTACAAGTCAGATATATACAGTCTGGGTGTCATAATATCAAAACTATCAACTGGATGTAGCATGCCTGGCGCTAACTAT TCGAGTATATCACATGAACACTTGCAACATATGATGAAACGTGTTGACGAATTAGCTAAAAGTTGTGGGGATGATGATCAACATAAAAGACCTAATATTAACGAGTTACTTTGTAAGCTGGATGAGATAGAATCCGAGATTGAAACGGTGATTCGAGTGAATGGAACTTCAATAGACCAG GAGCCTCTTTATGTCCACCCCCGCAAACTGGTCTGGCCCTTGGCGGCAAACAGTAGCATGCCTTTCTCACTACATCTGACCAACAAGAGCACAGATGATCATTTTGCTTTTATGTTTCTGGATTTCGGCGGGGTTGCGTCCTCCTGCTCCATACTAGGTAACAAAGGAGTCATTCCACCCCAATCAACGTGGGGAATTGTCCTACACTTGCAACTACAAGCGGGGGAGTCGGCAGTATCGGAGAAGCAGGGCAAGGAAATGGTCATCGTGCGGAGCACCGTTGTAGAAAAGGGCTTCCGTAGTAACGATATCACTGTGGACATGTTCAAGAGACACCTTAGTGTGCAGGATATCGAGTTGGAAGTTATTTTTGTGGAACCACCCCAATCACAACCTCTCCAACTATATGAATTTGATCATAAGCTGCAGTTGGATGCAAACCGGGGAACAAGCCATGGAACCACACAG ACATGCCCTGATGAGTCCATTATGACTGAGCTGTTAGACATCTACCCCTTCGAGGTCGGATACCCGCCCAAACCAGAGAAGTTCTGTACGCGCACAATACACCTAACCAATACGACGGAGGATACAGTTCAGTTTTGGATGGTGCCTTCTGCCAATGCCAGGTACTACACAAATGAGGGTGGCACGGGGTCGCAACGATCCAAAAAGGTACCTGACCGTCAGCTTGGCTTTGTGCCGCCACAATCTACATATGCTGTCTCTTGGCTCTTGTGGGACGAAAAATGTAAGCCGACAAATACGGAGTCATTTGAAATCCTGATGGTGACTAGAACCGACGTGGGCCATCTCTCAGGAATTAAAGGCTATCCAGGGGACTTTGATGAACAAGTGTTCAACGCAGCCAGAGACAAGGGAGGCAAGGCGCACCGAGCCTGCTTATTTGTTGACAACAATAGTGGCCCGGACAAGAATTATCATAGATATGAACGT GTCTTAGTGACAAAATATTTCGGGGAAATTACATCCATGGACGTGCATCCTACAACGCTACT GGTTTTGACGGGCCATCAGAACTTTGTTTGCATTTGGAGAACTGAGAAG TGGCAGAATCATGTTACGGAGCACGCTCGCGGTTTCAAGGATGCTATGGATTTTGTGGTTAAGTTCATCGCAAGAATGCAATGGGTTCTATCAGGGGATAAAACTGGGAAAGTTAACGTGTACACAACAGAGTTGAAATTACTCCATACATTCACTGCTcacagtgatcaagtgatatcAATTGCGGTTCACCCAAATCATCCTTATGTGTTGACTTCATCTGATGACCTCCTGATCAAGCTATGGAACTGGGATAATGCCTGGACCTGCACTCGAGAATTCCAAGGGCACTTGAATCCTGCTACGCAAGTGGTCTTTAACCCGAATGACAATGCCGACAGTTTTGCTAGTTGTTCTCGTGCGTCGTACGACTGTGGCCGCCCTGGAAACGTTAAG ATCTGGAGGATTGATTCCACCAATC